In Microbacterium pumilum, the following proteins share a genomic window:
- a CDS encoding TetR/AcrR family transcriptional regulator: MSSVTTNQQTAVTPMPDSSRRMSSEERRDQIVAAAIAVFGARGYEGTTTDDVARTAGVSQPYVVRLFRSKENLFLAAMQSSLDQLMQVFRVALADAASDLPVSKRIGEAYVDLLSTRGLHQTLSHAWLLGGHPVIGPAARKGFAQVWRFFRDEAGLDADQARMFLAEGMLINVMIGMRLVDDYGSDPSITELFRACFPTELPHILDIAPRGDEPW; encoded by the coding sequence ATGTCAAGCGTGACCACGAATCAGCAGACGGCAGTGACGCCGATGCCCGACAGCTCCCGGCGAATGAGCTCGGAGGAGCGGCGCGACCAAATCGTCGCGGCCGCCATCGCGGTTTTCGGCGCACGCGGCTATGAGGGCACCACGACAGACGACGTCGCCCGCACCGCGGGCGTCAGCCAGCCATACGTCGTGCGTCTGTTCCGCTCGAAGGAGAACCTCTTCCTCGCGGCCATGCAGTCCTCGCTCGACCAGCTGATGCAGGTGTTCCGTGTCGCATTGGCGGATGCGGCATCCGACCTTCCGGTCTCGAAGCGGATCGGCGAGGCGTACGTCGACCTGCTGAGCACGCGCGGGCTGCATCAGACGCTGTCGCACGCCTGGCTCCTGGGCGGACACCCGGTCATCGGACCGGCCGCCCGCAAGGGATTCGCGCAGGTCTGGCGGTTCTTCCGCGATGAGGCGGGGCTGGATGCCGATCAGGCCCGCATGTTCCTTGCGGAGGGCATGCTCATCAACGTCATGATCGGGATGCGGCTGGTGGACGACTACGGGTCGGACCCCAGCATCACCGAGCTCTTCCGCGCCTGCTTCCCCACCGAGCTGCCGCATATCCTCGATATCGCACCGCGCGGCGACGAGCCCTGGTGA
- a CDS encoding DUF2277 domain-containing protein produces the protein MCRNIHTLHNFEPAATNDEVHAAALQYVRKISGTTKPSKANQEAFDHAVHEIAHITGHLLQDLVATVPPKNREEEAAKARARAIASGRYSAA, from the coding sequence ATGTGCCGGAACATCCACACCCTCCACAACTTCGAGCCCGCCGCAACCAACGACGAGGTGCATGCCGCCGCGCTGCAGTACGTGCGCAAGATCTCGGGCACTACGAAGCCCTCGAAGGCGAACCAGGAAGCGTTCGATCACGCGGTGCACGAGATCGCGCACATCACGGGGCACCTGCTGCAGGACCTCGTGGCAACCGTTCCCCCGAAGAACCGCGAGGAAGAGGCGGCAAAGGCTCGCGCTCGGGCAATCGCCTCCGGCCGGTACTCAGCCGCCTGA